One Vicugna pacos chromosome 12, VicPac4, whole genome shotgun sequence genomic window carries:
- the IFNG gene encoding interferon gamma isoform X2 translates to MLCVILGSSGCYCQAPFFDEIENLKKYFNASHPDVADGGPLFLEILKNWKEESDKKIIQSQIVSFYFKLFENLKDNQIIQRSMDIIKQDMFQKFLNGSSEKLEDFKKLIQIPVDNLKVQRKAISELIKVMNDLSPKSNLRKRKRRQNLIQGRRASK, encoded by the exons ATG CTTTGCGTGATCTTGGGTTCTTCTGGTTGTTACTGCCAGGCCCCATTTTTTGATGAAATAGAAAAcctaaagaaatatttt aatgcAAGTCATCCAGATGTAGCAGATGGTGGGCCTCTTTTCTTAGAAattttgaagaattggaaagag GAGAGTgacaaaaaaataattcagagtCAGATTGTCTCCTTCTACTTCAAACTCTTTGAAAACTTAAAAGATAACCAGATCATTCAAAGGAGCATGGATATCATCAAGCAAGACATGTTTCAGAAGTTCTTAAATGGCAGCTCTGAGAAACTAGAGGACTTCAAAAAGCTGATTCAAATTCCG GTTGATAACCTGAAGGTCCAGCGCAAAGCCATAAGTGAACTCATCAAAGTGATGAATGATCTGTCACCAAAATCTAACCTAAGAAAGCGGAAGAGACGTCAGAATCTGATTCAAGGCCGGAGAGCGTCGAAGTAA
- the IFNG gene encoding interferon gamma isoform X1: protein MNYTSYILAFQLCVILGSSGCYCQAPFFDEIENLKKYFNASHPDVADGGPLFLEILKNWKEESDKKIIQSQIVSFYFKLFENLKDNQIIQRSMDIIKQDMFQKFLNGSSEKLEDFKKLIQIPVDNLKVQRKAISELIKVMNDLSPKSNLRKRKRRQNLIQGRRASK from the exons ATGAATTATACAAGTTATATTTTGGCTTTTCAGCTTTGCGTGATCTTGGGTTCTTCTGGTTGTTACTGCCAGGCCCCATTTTTTGATGAAATAGAAAAcctaaagaaatatttt aatgcAAGTCATCCAGATGTAGCAGATGGTGGGCCTCTTTTCTTAGAAattttgaagaattggaaagag GAGAGTgacaaaaaaataattcagagtCAGATTGTCTCCTTCTACTTCAAACTCTTTGAAAACTTAAAAGATAACCAGATCATTCAAAGGAGCATGGATATCATCAAGCAAGACATGTTTCAGAAGTTCTTAAATGGCAGCTCTGAGAAACTAGAGGACTTCAAAAAGCTGATTCAAATTCCG GTTGATAACCTGAAGGTCCAGCGCAAAGCCATAAGTGAACTCATCAAAGTGATGAATGATCTGTCACCAAAATCTAACCTAAGAAAGCGGAAGAGACGTCAGAATCTGATTCAAGGCCGGAGAGCGTCGAAGTAA